A single window of Achromobacter xylosoxidans DNA harbors:
- a CDS encoding Dabb family protein yields the protein MFLHVVMLQLSGAADARFHDRVQGYCDRILAECDGVAGYAFRPNLASRADGLTHAVVAAFTDASAHDRYQVSPAHQEMKVYMADFIERLVVFDGEIPTIS from the coding sequence ATGTTCCTGCATGTCGTGATGCTGCAATTGTCCGGCGCCGCCGATGCGCGCTTCCATGACCGGGTGCAGGGGTACTGCGACCGCATCCTGGCCGAATGCGACGGGGTGGCCGGCTACGCCTTCCGGCCCAATCTGGCCAGCCGCGCGGACGGCCTGACCCACGCCGTGGTGGCGGCTTTCACCGATGCCTCCGCCCACGACCGCTACCAGGTGTCGCCCGCCCACCAGGAAATGAAGGTCTACATGGCGGATTTCATCGAACGCCTGGTGGTGTTCGACGGGGAAATCCCTACAATTTCCTGA
- a CDS encoding fumarylacetoacetate hydrolase family protein, whose amino-acid sequence MDYVLPPQPLTAVPVAGSAALFPVRRVYCVGRNYAEHAKEMGFTGREDPFFFCKPADAVLSVADGETGKMPYPPKTSNLHYEMELVVVLGKGGRDIPVEEANDCVWGYALGLDMTRRDLQGEMKKQGRPWEVGKAFDLSAPLGPIHPRSVVGTLDKGAIWLDVNGQRKQASDISQMIWNVPESIAYLSGLFELQPGDIIFTGTPEGVGAVVQGDVITGGVEGLGELRVQIV is encoded by the coding sequence ATGGACTACGTATTGCCTCCCCAGCCGCTGACCGCGGTTCCCGTTGCCGGCAGCGCCGCGCTGTTTCCGGTGCGCCGCGTCTACTGCGTCGGCCGCAACTACGCCGAGCACGCCAAGGAAATGGGTTTCACCGGCCGTGAAGATCCGTTCTTCTTCTGCAAGCCCGCCGACGCGGTGCTGAGCGTGGCCGACGGCGAGACGGGCAAGATGCCGTACCCGCCCAAGACCTCCAACCTGCACTACGAAATGGAGCTGGTGGTGGTGCTGGGCAAGGGCGGCCGCGACATCCCCGTTGAAGAAGCCAACGACTGCGTCTGGGGCTATGCCCTCGGCCTGGACATGACGCGCCGCGACCTGCAGGGCGAGATGAAGAAGCAGGGCCGTCCCTGGGAAGTGGGCAAGGCCTTCGACCTGTCGGCGCCGCTGGGCCCGATCCATCCGCGCAGCGTGGTCGGCACGCTCGACAAGGGCGCCATCTGGCTCGACGTGAACGGCCAGCGCAAGCAGGCCAGCGATATCTCCCAGATGATCTGGAACGTGCCCGAAAGCATCGCCTACCTGTCGGGCCTGTTCGAGCTGCAACCGGGCGACATCATCTTCACGGGCACGCCGGAAGGCGTGGGCGCCGTGGTGCAGGGCGATGTCATCACCGGCGGCGTGGAAGGCCTGGGCGAACTCCGCGTCCAGATCGTTTAA
- a CDS encoding entericidin A/B family lipoprotein, which yields MRSKIVLTAFVVFGFVLAGCNTVAGMGKDMSRAGNAITNAADK from the coding sequence ATGCGCAGCAAGATCGTGCTGACCGCCTTCGTCGTGTTCGGCTTCGTACTCGCCGGTTGCAATACCGTGGCGGGCATGGGCAAGGACATGTCGCGGGCCGGCAACGCCATCACCAACGCCGCCGACAAGTAA
- a CDS encoding PhoH family protein translates to MPLPKLPTRPAAILTFPSGDNARAQARTTKTAAARSNTNTQAVLAEDDEDELLVQPELDGIGSPARKAQIPARQVPPPPPAAPAPRPQARQAKPAPAPAKRAKARAQNAPRKLFVLDTNVLLHDPSSLFRFEEHDIFLPMMTLEELDHQKKGMSEVARNARQVSRSLDALVQDATQLEDGLELAKLGNKDATGRLMFQTTAIHSTLPSDLPMGKADNQILGVVRALQEKYPQREVVLVSKDINMRLKARALGMAAEDYFNDHVLEDSDLMYSGVMQLPEDFWNKHGKDVESWQQGGTTFYRIHGPLCSQFVVNQFVYFEGQMPLYAQVREVSGKMAVLATLRDYTHGKNNVWGITARNREQNFAMNLLMNPECDFVSLLGQAGTGKTLLALAAGITQVLETKRYTEIIMTRVTVPVGEDIGFLPGTEEEKMLPWMGALEDNLDVLNMGEGEGNGDWGRAATMDLIRSRIKVKSLNFMRGRTFLNKYLIIDEAQNLTPKQMKTLVTRAGPGTKVICLGNIAQIDTPYLTEGSSGLTFVVDRFKGWPHSGHVTLQRGERSRLADYAGDVL, encoded by the coding sequence ATGCCGCTTCCGAAGTTGCCCACCCGCCCCGCAGCCATCCTGACCTTCCCCTCGGGCGATAACGCCCGGGCGCAGGCCCGCACGACCAAGACCGCCGCTGCGCGGTCCAATACCAATACCCAGGCCGTCCTGGCCGAAGACGACGAGGACGAGCTGCTGGTCCAGCCCGAACTCGACGGTATCGGCTCGCCGGCCCGCAAGGCGCAGATCCCGGCCCGCCAGGTTCCCCCCCCGCCGCCCGCCGCGCCGGCGCCGCGCCCCCAGGCCCGCCAGGCCAAACCCGCGCCGGCCCCGGCCAAGCGCGCCAAGGCGCGTGCCCAGAACGCCCCGCGCAAGCTGTTCGTGCTGGACACCAACGTGCTGCTGCACGACCCCAGCTCGCTGTTCCGCTTCGAAGAGCACGACATCTTCCTGCCGATGATGACGCTCGAAGAGCTGGACCACCAGAAAAAGGGCATGTCGGAAGTGGCGCGCAATGCCCGCCAGGTCAGCCGCTCGCTCGACGCGCTGGTGCAGGACGCGACCCAACTCGAAGACGGCCTGGAGCTGGCCAAGCTGGGCAACAAGGACGCCACCGGGCGCCTGATGTTCCAGACCACCGCCATCCACAGCACCCTGCCGTCGGACCTGCCCATGGGCAAGGCCGACAACCAGATCCTGGGCGTGGTGCGGGCCTTGCAGGAAAAATACCCGCAGCGCGAAGTCGTGCTGGTGTCCAAGGACATCAACATGCGCCTGAAGGCGCGCGCGCTGGGCATGGCCGCGGAAGACTACTTCAACGACCACGTCCTGGAAGACTCGGACCTGATGTACTCGGGCGTGATGCAGCTGCCCGAGGACTTCTGGAACAAGCACGGCAAGGACGTCGAGTCCTGGCAACAGGGCGGCACCACCTTCTACCGCATCCACGGCCCCTTGTGTTCGCAGTTCGTGGTCAACCAGTTCGTCTACTTCGAAGGCCAGATGCCCCTGTATGCCCAGGTGCGCGAGGTCAGCGGCAAGATGGCGGTGCTGGCGACGCTGCGTGACTACACCCACGGCAAGAACAACGTCTGGGGCATCACCGCGCGCAACCGCGAGCAGAACTTCGCCATGAACCTGCTGATGAACCCGGAATGCGACTTCGTGTCGCTGCTGGGCCAGGCGGGCACGGGCAAGACGCTGCTGGCGCTGGCGGCCGGCATCACGCAGGTGCTGGAAACCAAGCGCTACACCGAGATCATCATGACCCGCGTCACGGTGCCCGTCGGCGAAGACATCGGCTTCCTGCCCGGCACCGAGGAAGAAAAGATGCTGCCCTGGATGGGAGCGCTGGAAGACAACCTCGACGTGCTGAACATGGGCGAAGGCGAAGGCAATGGCGACTGGGGGCGCGCCGCCACCATGGACCTGATCCGTTCGCGCATCAAGGTCAAGTCGCTGAACTTCATGCGCGGGCGCACCTTCCTGAACAAGTACCTGATCATCGACGAGGCCCAGAACCTGACGCCCAAGCAGATGAAGACGCTGGTGACCCGCGCCGGCCCCGGCACCAAGGTGATCTGCCTGGGCAACATCGCCCAGATCGACACCCCCTACCTGACCGAAGGCAGCTCGGGCCTGACGTTCGTGGTCGACCGCTTCAAGGGCTGGCCGCACTCGGGCCACGTGACCTTGCAGCGCGGCGAACGCTCGCGCCTGGCGGACTATGCCGGGGACGTGTTGTGA
- a CDS encoding peroxiredoxin codes for MMPIIGKPAPLFTAESTIGPISLEQCQGRAVILYFYPKDNTPGCTTESQDFRDLHADFLSASAVVVGISRDSLKSHENFKAKYELPFPLISDADETVCNLYGVIKQKNMYGKQVRGIERSTFLIDAYGVLVQEWRGVKVPGHAKEVLQAAKSIG; via the coding sequence ATGATGCCCATCATCGGCAAGCCCGCCCCGCTGTTCACCGCTGAAAGCACCATCGGGCCGATCAGCCTGGAGCAGTGCCAGGGTCGCGCCGTGATCCTGTATTTCTACCCCAAGGACAACACCCCTGGCTGCACCACCGAGAGCCAGGATTTCCGCGACCTGCACGCCGACTTCCTGTCGGCCAGCGCCGTGGTGGTCGGAATCTCGCGCGATTCGCTGAAGTCGCACGAGAACTTCAAGGCCAAGTACGAGCTTCCTTTCCCTCTCATCTCCGACGCCGACGAAACCGTGTGCAACCTGTACGGCGTCATCAAGCAGAAGAACATGTACGGCAAGCAGGTGCGCGGCATCGAGCGCAGCACCTTTCTGATCGACGCTTATGGCGTGCTGGTGCAGGAGTGGCGCGGGGTGAAGGTCCCGGGCCACGCCAAGGAAGTCCTGCAGGCCGCCAAGAGCATCGGTTAG
- a CDS encoding Mth938-like domain-containing protein, with translation MKLHTDPATAALNTVTAYGDGYIEVNQVRFSSSVAFGPEGEVTPWPVQSPADITPTLLRQAAGLSEPVRDPLAFLDEPEATPSRPANAPEVLLVGTGGRQQFLRPEVLRPLLAAGIGVEIMDTHAASRTYNILMAEGRRVVVALIPPNGDPQT, from the coding sequence TTGAAGCTGCATACCGATCCTGCGACGGCCGCCCTGAACACCGTCACCGCTTATGGTGATGGCTATATCGAGGTCAACCAGGTACGTTTTTCCTCCTCGGTCGCTTTTGGCCCCGAAGGCGAAGTTACCCCTTGGCCCGTTCAGTCGCCGGCCGACATCACCCCCACCCTCTTGCGCCAGGCGGCCGGATTGTCCGAACCCGTCCGCGACCCGTTGGCGTTCCTGGACGAACCCGAAGCCACCCCCAGCCGCCCGGCCAATGCGCCGGAAGTGCTGCTGGTCGGCACGGGCGGCCGGCAACAGTTCCTGCGCCCCGAGGTGCTGCGTCCCCTGTTGGCGGCCGGCATCGGCGTCGAAATCATGGACACCCACGCCGCCTCGCGCACGTACAACATCCTGATGGCGGAGGGCCGGCGCGTGGTCGTCGCCCTCATCCCCCCCAACGGAGACCCCCAGACATGA
- the alaC gene encoding alanine transaminase has translation MRKFSRIERLPPYVFNITGELKMAARRRGEDIIDMSMGNPDGATPKHIVDKMVEATTRPTTHGYSVSKGIPRLRKAICDWYQRRYAVEFDPDSEAIVTIGSKEGLAHLMLATLDRGDTVLVPNPSYPIHIYGAVIAGANIRSVRMTPGVDFFEELERAVRESIPKPKMMVLGFPSNPTAQCVDLSFFERVVALAKEHDILVVHDLAYADITFDGYVAPSIMQVPGARDVAVEFFTMSKSYNMAGWRIGYMVGNRELVGALARIKSYHDYGTFTPIQVASIAALDGPQDCVNEIVAQYQSRRDVLARGLHEAGWNVEIPKASMYIWAQIPEPYRAMGSLEFAKRVLSDAKVAVSPGIGFGEYGDEYVRFALIENEQRTRQAVRGIKDMFRKDGYR, from the coding sequence ATGAGGAAGTTCTCTCGCATTGAGCGTTTGCCCCCGTACGTTTTCAACATTACCGGCGAGCTCAAGATGGCAGCCCGTCGGCGCGGCGAGGACATCATCGACATGTCGATGGGCAATCCGGACGGCGCCACTCCCAAGCACATCGTCGACAAGATGGTCGAGGCCACCACCCGCCCGACCACCCACGGCTACTCGGTATCCAAGGGCATCCCGCGCCTGCGCAAGGCCATCTGTGACTGGTACCAGCGCCGCTACGCGGTCGAGTTCGATCCCGATTCCGAAGCCATCGTCACCATCGGCTCCAAGGAAGGCCTGGCGCACCTGATGCTGGCCACCCTGGACCGTGGCGACACCGTGCTGGTGCCCAACCCCAGCTACCCGATCCACATCTACGGCGCGGTCATCGCCGGCGCCAACATCCGCTCCGTGCGCATGACGCCGGGCGTGGACTTCTTCGAGGAACTCGAGCGCGCCGTGCGCGAGTCGATTCCGAAGCCCAAGATGATGGTGCTGGGCTTCCCCAGCAACCCGACCGCCCAGTGCGTCGACCTGTCGTTCTTCGAGCGCGTGGTGGCCCTGGCCAAGGAACACGACATCCTGGTGGTGCACGACCTGGCCTACGCCGACATCACCTTCGACGGCTATGTCGCCCCCTCGATCATGCAGGTGCCCGGCGCGCGCGATGTCGCGGTCGAGTTCTTCACCATGAGCAAGAGCTACAACATGGCGGGCTGGCGCATCGGCTACATGGTCGGCAACCGCGAGCTGGTGGGCGCGCTGGCGCGCATCAAGAGCTATCACGACTACGGCACGTTCACGCCGATCCAGGTGGCCTCGATCGCCGCCCTGGACGGCCCGCAGGACTGCGTGAACGAGATCGTGGCGCAGTACCAAAGCCGCCGCGACGTGCTCGCGCGCGGTCTGCACGAAGCAGGTTGGAATGTGGAGATTCCCAAGGCGTCCATGTACATCTGGGCGCAGATCCCCGAACCCTACCGGGCGATGGGCTCTTTGGAGTTTGCCAAGCGTGTCCTGTCGGATGCGAAAGTGGCCGTGTCCCCCGGGATCGGCTTCGGCGAGTATGGCGACGAATACGTGCGCTTCGCTCTTATCGAAAACGAGCAGCGCACCCGCCAGGCGGTGCGCGGCATCAAGGACATGTTCCGCAAGGACGGCTATAGGTAA
- a CDS encoding homoserine dehydrogenase: protein MNPMKVGLLGLGVVGGGTWTVLSRNAEEIARRAGRRIEVTRAAVRDVPKARARVGDTLPVDTDVHALVRDPEIDIVVELIGGDTLARELVLEAIANGKHVVTANKALLAKHGNEIFAAASERGVMVAFEAAVAGGIPIIKAIREGLTANRIQWVAGIINGTTNFILSEMRSRGLPFADVLAEAQRLGYAEADPTFDVEGVDAAHKLTLLASLAFGVPVQFDRAYIEGISQLAAEDIEHAERLGYRIKLLGITKRRADGIELRVHPALVPAERLLANVEGAMNAVLVKGDAVGPTLYYGQGAGEEPTASAVVADLVDVTRLHTADPGNRVPHLAFQPDAMADTPILPIEQVSTSYYLRLRVDDQPGVLADIARLLADRSISIGSMIQQPSHIGGADIIFLTHEAVEGNVNQAIERIEALPFVRSKVTRLRVEHLV, encoded by the coding sequence ATGAATCCCATGAAAGTGGGCCTGCTCGGCCTGGGCGTGGTCGGCGGCGGCACCTGGACGGTGCTGTCGCGCAATGCGGAAGAGATCGCGCGCCGCGCCGGTCGCCGCATTGAAGTGACCCGCGCCGCCGTGCGCGACGTGCCCAAGGCGCGCGCCCGCGTCGGCGACACGCTGCCCGTGGACACCGACGTGCACGCGCTGGTGCGCGATCCCGAGATCGACATCGTGGTCGAGCTGATCGGCGGCGATACCCTGGCGCGCGAGCTGGTGCTGGAAGCCATCGCCAACGGCAAGCACGTGGTCACCGCCAACAAGGCGCTGCTGGCCAAGCACGGCAACGAGATCTTCGCCGCGGCCTCCGAGCGCGGCGTGATGGTGGCGTTCGAAGCCGCCGTCGCCGGCGGCATCCCCATCATCAAGGCCATCCGCGAAGGCCTGACCGCCAACCGCATCCAGTGGGTCGCCGGCATCATCAACGGCACCACCAATTTCATCCTGTCGGAAATGCGCTCGCGCGGCCTGCCGTTCGCCGACGTGCTGGCCGAGGCCCAGCGCCTGGGTTACGCCGAAGCCGATCCCACGTTCGACGTGGAAGGCGTCGACGCCGCGCACAAGCTGACGCTGCTGGCCTCGCTGGCCTTCGGCGTGCCGGTGCAGTTCGACCGCGCGTACATCGAAGGCATCTCGCAGCTGGCCGCCGAGGACATCGAGCACGCCGAGCGCCTGGGCTACCGCATCAAGCTGCTGGGCATCACCAAACGCCGCGCCGACGGCATCGAGCTGCGCGTGCATCCGGCGCTGGTGCCGGCCGAGCGCCTGCTGGCCAACGTCGAAGGCGCGATGAACGCGGTGCTGGTCAAGGGCGACGCCGTCGGCCCGACGCTGTACTACGGCCAGGGCGCCGGCGAAGAGCCGACCGCCTCGGCGGTGGTGGCCGACCTGGTCGACGTGACCCGCCTGCACACCGCCGATCCGGGCAACCGCGTGCCGCACCTGGCGTTCCAGCCGGACGCCATGGCCGACACGCCGATCCTGCCGATCGAGCAGGTCAGCACGTCGTACTACCTGCGCCTGCGCGTGGACGACCAGCCGGGCGTGCTGGCCGACATCGCGCGCCTCCTGGCCGACCGCTCCATCTCGATCGGCTCGATGATCCAGCAGCCTTCGCACATCGGCGGCGCGGACATCATCTTCCTGACGCATGAAGCGGTGGAAGGCAACGTCAACCAGGCCATCGAGCGCATCGAGGCCTTGCCCTTTGTCCGTTCCAAGGTCACGCGCCTGCGCGTGGAGCATTTGGTATGA
- the thrC gene encoding threonine synthase — translation MNYISTRGGMAPLPFSDILLEGLAPDGGLAVPEQLPQISAETLESWRGLSYADLAFEVLSRFATDIPAEDLRRLTRAAYTPQIFNSEDIVPLRPLNDGLSLLGLSEGPTLAFKDMAMQFLGQVFEYVLTRRGTTLNIVGATSGDTGSAAEYALRGKRGVAVFMLSPHGRMSAFQRAQMYSLQDENIHNIAVRGVFDEAQDIVKALAGDLAFKAKYRLGAVNSINWARIAAQVVYYFHGWLRATDKPGQQVSFTVPSGNFGNILSGHIARGMGLPVRRLVLATNENNVLEEFFRTGIYRPRPAEQTYATSSPSMDISRASNFERFVFDLVGRDAGRVKALWADMARDGFFDLSALKPQFEAQYGFVSGASTHEDRLATIRSLYDETGVLVDPHTADGVKVAREHVEPGVPMLVLETALPAKFSETIEAALGRPATPPGNLANLESLPQRVEVMDCDAAAVRRYIEAHAKV, via the coding sequence ATGAACTACATTTCTACGCGGGGGGGCATGGCGCCCCTGCCGTTTTCCGACATCCTGCTCGAAGGGCTGGCGCCGGACGGCGGCCTGGCCGTGCCGGAACAGTTGCCGCAGATTTCGGCCGAGACGCTGGAATCGTGGCGCGGCCTGTCGTACGCCGACCTGGCGTTCGAAGTGCTGTCGCGCTTTGCCACCGACATCCCGGCCGAGGACCTGCGCCGCCTGACCCGCGCCGCCTACACCCCGCAGATCTTCAACAGCGAAGACATCGTCCCGCTGCGTCCGCTGAACGACGGCCTGTCGCTGCTGGGGCTGTCCGAAGGCCCGACGCTGGCCTTCAAGGACATGGCCATGCAGTTCCTGGGCCAGGTGTTCGAATACGTGCTGACCCGCCGCGGCACCACGCTCAACATCGTTGGCGCCACCTCCGGCGACACCGGTTCGGCGGCCGAATACGCGCTGCGCGGCAAACGCGGCGTGGCCGTGTTCATGCTGTCGCCGCACGGCCGCATGAGCGCGTTCCAGCGCGCCCAGATGTACTCGCTGCAGGACGAGAACATCCACAACATCGCGGTGCGCGGCGTGTTCGACGAAGCCCAGGACATCGTCAAGGCGCTGGCCGGCGACCTGGCTTTCAAGGCCAAGTACCGCCTGGGCGCGGTCAACTCGATCAACTGGGCGCGCATCGCCGCCCAGGTGGTGTACTACTTCCACGGCTGGCTGCGCGCCACCGACAAGCCGGGCCAGCAGGTCTCGTTCACGGTGCCCTCGGGCAACTTCGGCAACATCCTGTCGGGCCACATCGCCCGCGGCATGGGCCTGCCGGTGCGCCGCCTGGTGCTGGCCACCAACGAGAACAACGTGCTGGAAGAGTTCTTCCGCACTGGCATCTACCGTCCGCGCCCGGCCGAACAGACCTACGCCACCTCCAGCCCGTCGATGGACATTTCGCGCGCCTCGAACTTCGAGCGCTTCGTGTTCGACCTGGTGGGCCGCGACGCCGGCCGCGTCAAGGCGCTGTGGGCCGACATGGCGCGCGATGGTTTCTTCGACCTGTCGGCGCTCAAGCCGCAATTCGAGGCGCAGTACGGCTTCGTCTCGGGCGCCAGCACGCACGAAGACCGCCTGGCCACCATCCGTTCGCTCTACGACGAGACCGGCGTGCTGGTCGATCCGCACACCGCCGACGGCGTCAAGGTCGCGCGCGAGCACGTCGAACCCGGCGTGCCGATGCTGGTGCTGGAAACCGCCTTGCCGGCCAAGTTCTCGGAAACCATCGAGGCCGCGCTGGGCCGTCCGGCCACGCCGCCTGGCAACCTGGCCAACCTGGAATCCTTGCCGCAGCGCGTCGAAGTCATGGACTGCGATGCCGCCGCCGTGCGCCGCTACATCGAGGCGCACGCCAAGGTGTAA
- a CDS encoding YgdI/YgdR family lipoprotein, with translation MNLKTMTLALVVTGVGVLAGCSSPSVIQQRDGTSTVTPDEPTYDKKSGMYEYDKDGKKVQINKDDVKSIEEVK, from the coding sequence ATGAATCTGAAGACCATGACGTTGGCCCTGGTGGTGACCGGAGTAGGGGTGCTGGCCGGATGCTCGTCGCCCTCGGTTATTCAGCAACGGGACGGGACCTCGACCGTGACGCCCGACGAGCCGACCTACGACAAGAAGTCCGGCATGTACGAATACGACAAGGACGGCAAGAAGGTCCAGATCAACAAGGACGACGTGAAGTCCATCGAAGAGGTCAAGTAA
- a CDS encoding class 1 fructose-bisphosphatase → MKRKTLTQYLVEQQRSAQALAPEVRLLIEVVARACKAISHAVSKGALGGVLGSLESENVQGEVQKKLDVLSNEILLEANEWGGHLAAMASEEMETIHLIPNRYPKGEYLLLFDPLDGSSNIDVNVSIGTIFSVLHAPHNVSGAPVCEADFLQPGNKQVVAGYAVYGPQTMLVLTIGNGVVGFTLDREMGSWVLTHENIRVPEDTKEFAINMSNMRHWAAPVKRYIDDCLAGSTGPLGKDYNMRWIASMVADVHRILTRGGIFMYPWDAREPGKAGKLRLMYEANPMSFLIEQAGGASINGTQRIMDIQPEKLHQRVSVILGSKNEVERVGRYHAEDAGK, encoded by the coding sequence TTGAAACGTAAAACACTTACCCAATACCTGGTGGAGCAGCAACGCTCCGCGCAGGCCCTGGCCCCCGAAGTGCGGCTGCTCATCGAAGTCGTGGCGCGCGCCTGCAAGGCGATCAGCCACGCGGTCAGCAAGGGCGCGCTCGGCGGCGTCCTGGGCAGCCTCGAAAGCGAGAACGTGCAGGGCGAAGTGCAGAAGAAGCTGGACGTGCTGTCCAACGAGATCCTGCTCGAAGCCAACGAATGGGGCGGCCATCTTGCGGCCATGGCCTCGGAAGAGATGGAGACCATCCACCTGATTCCGAACCGCTACCCCAAGGGCGAATACCTGCTGCTGTTCGATCCGCTGGACGGCTCGTCGAACATCGACGTGAACGTGTCGATCGGCACCATCTTCTCGGTGCTGCACGCTCCTCACAACGTGTCGGGCGCGCCGGTCTGTGAGGCCGACTTCCTGCAGCCGGGCAACAAGCAGGTGGTGGCCGGCTATGCCGTCTACGGCCCGCAGACCATGCTGGTGCTGACCATCGGCAACGGCGTGGTCGGCTTCACGCTGGACCGCGAAATGGGCTCGTGGGTGCTGACCCACGAGAACATCCGCGTGCCGGAGGACACCAAGGAATTCGCCATCAACATGTCGAACATGCGCCACTGGGCCGCCCCGGTCAAGCGCTACATCGACGACTGCCTGGCCGGCTCCACCGGCCCCCTGGGCAAGGACTACAACATGCGCTGGATCGCCTCGATGGTGGCCGACGTGCATCGCATCCTGACCCGCGGCGGCATCTTCATGTACCCCTGGGACGCGCGCGAGCCGGGCAAGGCCGGCAAGCTGCGCCTGATGTACGAAGCCAACCCCATGAGCTTCCTCATCGAACAGGCCGGCGGCGCCTCCATCAACGGCACCCAGCGCATCATGGACATCCAGCCGGAAAAGCTGCACCAGCGCGTCAGCGTGATCCTGGGCTCGAAGAACGAAGTCGAGCGCGTGGGCCGCTACCACGCCGAGGACGCGGGCAAGTAA